From a single Shewanella donghaensis genomic region:
- a CDS encoding DUF1501 domain-containing protein: MERREFIKGLGASLVMLSSGVSTSALATDIKTNKKNLVWVMLRGALDPLHTVVPLKDDNLLTLRPTLAKSVVKNALALDNQFGLNPALAHLHKWYLDKQLLPIVAVSSGYESRSHFDGQDYLECGGNLNNLDSGWLARSLSGLSNSVISNSKNSKQTSSAIAIANSTPISLRGSNAVNTWYPANIKAADDDIYRQLNTLYQGDESLLQNLTDGLALKDTAMIDDSKKTSRKFIELAAACGNFLVKSNDIDCAMLEMGGFDTHNNQHKRLSKQLVELDSGLAALKSSLGSQWNDTVVVIATEFGRTVKENGTQGTDHGTGSAMFIAGGKVKGGKVLGDWPGLNTEQLFKQRDLQPTTNSFSWIASVLKQHWQLSDNAIAQVLPLHKAYDIKIME, encoded by the coding sequence ATGGAACGTCGCGAATTTATTAAAGGACTCGGTGCCAGTTTAGTGATGTTAAGTAGTGGAGTATCGACATCAGCTTTAGCAACCGATATCAAAACCAATAAGAAGAATCTAGTTTGGGTCATGCTTAGAGGGGCTTTAGACCCATTGCACACTGTAGTTCCGCTAAAAGACGACAACTTACTCACGTTACGCCCTACTCTAGCCAAGAGCGTGGTAAAAAACGCCCTAGCATTAGATAACCAGTTTGGGCTTAACCCCGCTTTAGCTCATTTACATAAGTGGTACTTAGACAAGCAATTACTGCCCATTGTCGCTGTATCATCAGGTTATGAAAGTCGCTCACATTTTGATGGTCAAGATTACCTCGAATGCGGCGGTAATTTAAATAACTTGGATTCTGGATGGCTAGCAAGATCTTTAAGTGGTCTTTCTAATTCTGTGATAAGTAATAGTAAAAATAGTAAACAAACTTCATCAGCGATTGCCATTGCCAATAGTACGCCCATTAGCTTACGTGGAAGCAACGCTGTTAACACCTGGTACCCAGCAAATATCAAGGCTGCAGATGACGATATATATCGTCAATTAAATACCTTATATCAAGGTGATGAAAGCTTACTGCAGAATTTAACCGATGGATTAGCACTTAAAGACACTGCCATGATTGATGATAGTAAAAAAACCAGTCGTAAATTTATCGAGTTAGCAGCAGCATGTGGTAATTTTCTAGTAAAAAGTAATGACATTGATTGTGCCATGTTAGAAATGGGTGGCTTTGATACTCACAATAATCAGCATAAGCGTTTATCGAAACAGTTAGTTGAATTAGACAGTGGCTTAGCGGCCTTAAAGTCCTCTTTGGGGTCTCAATGGAATGATACTGTTGTTGTCATTGCCACAGAATTTGGCCGCACCGTAAAAGAAAATGGCACTCAAGGCACTGATCACGGTACAGGCAGTGCAATGTTCATTGCTGGTGGCAAAGTAAAAGGCGGGAAAGTATTAGGTGATTGGCCCGGACTTAATACAGAGCAGTTATTTAAACAGCGGGACTTACAGCCAACAACTAATAGTTTTAGTTGGATAGCCAGTGTATTGAAACAACATTGGCAGTTAAGCGATAACGCTATTGCACAGGTACTTCCCTTACATAAAGCTTATGATATTAAAATCATGGAATAA
- the pgm gene encoding phosphoglucomutase (alpha-D-glucose-1,6-bisphosphate-dependent), with protein MAIHERAGTVATQKDLINLPKLMSHYYRIVPNVEDVQQKVTFGTSGHRGSSLKASFNQNHIWAITQAVVDYRLQAGIKGPMIVGFDTHALSYAAYMSVLEVLTANQVAVKVQKNDGFTPTPVVSQTIITANLAGGNLTDGLIITPSHNPPQDGGIKYNPPHGGPAEGEITKQIEADANAYLANQLSGVKKVNYGTAIESGWIDEVDFIAPYVNSLSSVIDLDAIAKAKIKIGVDPLGGSGIYYWSHIAKQYGLNITLVNDKVDPSFSFMPLDKDGQIRMDCSSPYAMAGLLAHSENFDVCVGNDPDYDRHGIVCPGFGLMNPNHYLAVAIDYLLTYRKDWSADLAIGKTLVSSAIIDRICKSHQRHCLEVPVGFKWFVEGLANSSIAFGGEESAGAAFLNKDGSTWCTDKDGFILALLAAEILAVTGKTPAQRYVELTEQFGKSFYTRIDSPISLKKKAKFEKLSSDSFTDTELAGETITAILSHAPGNNAAIGGIKVTTENGWFAARPSGTEALFKIYAESFISDDHLADIISQAQVMIDAALKA; from the coding sequence GTGGCTATTCACGAAAGAGCAGGAACTGTTGCAACACAAAAGGATTTGATCAATTTACCAAAATTGATGAGCCATTATTATCGCATTGTGCCAAATGTTGAAGATGTTCAGCAGAAAGTCACTTTCGGTACATCTGGTCACCGTGGTAGCTCGCTTAAAGCCAGTTTTAATCAAAACCATATTTGGGCAATCACCCAAGCTGTTGTGGATTATCGTCTGCAAGCCGGTATTAAAGGACCAATGATTGTGGGTTTTGACACTCACGCATTGTCTTATGCGGCTTATATGTCAGTACTTGAAGTTTTGACAGCAAATCAAGTCGCCGTAAAAGTACAGAAAAATGATGGTTTCACGCCAACACCAGTCGTATCGCAAACGATTATTACCGCAAATCTTGCTGGTGGTAATTTAACTGATGGACTAATCATTACCCCATCACATAATCCACCACAAGATGGCGGGATTAAATATAATCCGCCACATGGTGGACCGGCAGAAGGCGAGATCACTAAACAAATCGAAGCTGACGCGAATGCATACTTAGCTAATCAGTTAAGTGGTGTTAAAAAGGTTAATTACGGCACCGCCATAGAGTCAGGTTGGATTGATGAAGTTGATTTTATTGCTCCTTATGTTAACTCATTAAGCAGCGTTATTGATTTAGACGCCATAGCCAAAGCTAAGATAAAAATTGGTGTTGATCCACTAGGTGGTTCAGGTATTTATTACTGGTCTCATATTGCTAAGCAATACGGTTTAAACATTACCTTAGTCAATGACAAAGTCGATCCAAGTTTTAGTTTTATGCCGTTAGATAAAGATGGTCAAATCCGTATGGATTGCTCATCTCCTTATGCGATGGCGGGTTTGTTAGCCCACAGTGAGAACTTTGATGTCTGTGTGGGTAATGACCCAGATTATGATCGCCACGGTATTGTGTGTCCTGGTTTTGGTCTAATGAATCCAAATCACTATCTTGCTGTCGCTATCGATTACTTGCTGACTTACCGTAAAGATTGGTCTGCAGATTTGGCTATTGGTAAAACTCTGGTTTCTAGCGCCATCATCGATAGAATTTGTAAATCACACCAACGTCATTGCTTAGAAGTACCAGTTGGCTTTAAATGGTTCGTTGAAGGCTTAGCAAACAGTAGTATTGCTTTTGGCGGTGAAGAAAGTGCAGGTGCAGCCTTTTTAAATAAAGATGGCTCTACTTGGTGTACGGATAAAGATGGATTTATCTTAGCCTTATTAGCGGCTGAAATTCTTGCTGTCACTGGCAAAACGCCTGCACAGCGTTATGTAGAATTAACCGAGCAATTTGGTAAAAGCTTTTATACCCGCATCGATAGTCCAATTAGCCTTAAGAAAAAAGCCAAGTTCGAAAAGCTATCTTCCGACAGTTTTACTGACACAGAACTTGCAGGTGAAACTATAACTGCCATTTTGTCACATGCGCCTGGTAACAACGCGGCCATTGGCGGCATTAAAGTAACTACTGAAAATGGTTGGTTTGCAGCGCGTCCATCTGGTACTGAAGCGCTATTTAAAATCTATGCAGAGAGCTTCATTAGTGACGATCACCTTGCAGATATCATCAGTCAGGCACAAGTTATGATTGATGCAGCGCTTAAAGCTTAA
- the seqA gene encoding replication initiation negative regulator SeqA, giving the protein MKYIEIDEELYRYIASKTERIGESASDILRRLLDLSVESIELAEPLAISHPSLETAHAVTTSQVIVEAKAEIEAAVEQPTDYATENEAVTADVDFADVVHEHLLSQQKGAVGRFMYLLDSLSAMTPSTFSQILKIQGRGRLYFARTKAELLSASQSANPKEIGASGYWVTTNNNTAKKRTILSEVLVQLGCNEELAKSIATRI; this is encoded by the coding sequence ATGAAATATATTGAGATAGATGAAGAGCTCTATCGTTATATTGCCAGCAAAACGGAGCGTATCGGTGAAAGTGCATCTGATATTCTACGTCGTTTATTAGATCTTTCAGTCGAATCAATTGAACTTGCAGAGCCTTTAGCTATTAGTCATCCAAGTTTAGAAACAGCACACGCAGTCACAACAAGCCAAGTTATTGTCGAAGCTAAGGCTGAAATTGAAGCTGCTGTAGAGCAACCAACTGATTATGCAACTGAAAACGAAGCTGTTACTGCTGATGTTGATTTTGCTGACGTTGTGCATGAGCATTTATTATCGCAACAAAAAGGCGCAGTAGGTCGCTTCATGTACCTACTTGATTCTTTATCGGCAATGACACCTTCAACCTTCAGCCAAATTTTAAAGATTCAGGGTCGTGGAAGATTGTATTTTGCCCGCACTAAGGCTGAATTACTTTCAGCGAGCCAATCTGCTAATCCGAAAGAAATTGGTGCTAGCGGTTATTGGGTAACAACAAACAATAACACCGCCAAGAAGCGTACAATTTTATCTGAAGTACTGGTGCAATTAGGTTGTAATGAAGAGCTGGCAAAATCTATCGCGACAAGAATTTAA